From the genome of bacterium, one region includes:
- a CDS encoding Gfo/Idh/MocA family oxidoreductase has product MVSRTNYTDGKEQNLSKLRIGVIGTGNLGQHHARVCTELPNAELAGVADINEARAREVGGRHKVPFFTDQRELLKQVDAVSIVVPTTGHHQAAMDALAAGKHVLVEKPITATVAQARELTALAEQKLLKLQVGHIERFNPALLAAAAHIHDPRFIECLRISPFGGRNTDVPVVLDLMIHDIDIVLSLVNSELERVSAIGCSLVSDREDIANARLEFKNGCVANLTASRISGKKERKMRFFQKDSYITVDFLNHGVKFHKLKGDPRGVSDLSQVMELIEPQIDKVEQLKAELGSFADCIINDTIPLVSGRDGLRALQVAEEIMGEIEKRNQRLRGKL; this is encoded by the coding sequence ATCGTAAGCAGGACCAACTATACTGACGGGAAGGAACAAAATTTGTCCAAATTAAGGATCGGAGTCATAGGTACCGGGAATCTGGGCCAGCACCACGCCCGGGTCTGCACCGAACTTCCCAATGCCGAACTGGCCGGAGTGGCCGACATCAATGAAGCCCGGGCCAGGGAGGTAGGCGGGAGGCACAAGGTGCCGTTCTTCACCGATCAACGGGAACTGTTGAAACAGGTGGATGCTGTCAGCATCGTAGTCCCTACAACCGGCCATCATCAGGCGGCCATGGATGCTTTGGCGGCCGGAAAACACGTGCTGGTGGAAAAGCCAATCACCGCCACCGTGGCCCAGGCCCGGGAACTGACAGCTCTGGCGGAACAAAAATTGCTGAAGCTGCAGGTGGGCCATATCGAGCGGTTCAATCCGGCGCTGCTGGCCGCGGCCGCTCATATCCATGACCCCAGATTCATCGAATGCCTGCGGATCTCTCCCTTCGGCGGGCGCAACACCGACGTACCGGTGGTGCTGGACCTGATGATCCACGACATCGACATCGTCCTAAGCTTGGTCAATTCCGAGCTGGAGCGGGTCTCGGCCATCGGCTGCAGCCTGGTCAGCGACCGGGAGGACATCGCCAACGCCCGGCTGGAGTTCAAGAACGGGTGCGTGGCCAACCTTACCGCCTCGCGCATCTCCGGCAAAAAGGAGCGCAAGATGCGGTTCTTCCAGAAGGATTCTTACATCACCGTGGACTTTTTAAATCACGGGGTCAAGTTCCACAAGCTGAAGGGCGATCCCCGCGGAGTGTCCGATCTTTCACAAGTAATGGAACTCATCGAACCGCAGATCGACAAGGTCGAGCAGCTGAAGGCCGAACTGGGATCTTTTGCCGATTGCATCATCAATGACACGATCCCATTGGTAAGCGGCCGGGACGGTCTGAGGGCGCTGCAGGTGGCCGAGGAGATCATGGGGGAGATCGAAAAAAGAAACCAAAGGCTGAGGGGAAAATTATGA
- a CDS encoding tetratricopeptide repeat protein, whose translation MSIKEPSLVFDRLTEGWRPYLCIALLGLAVYFRAIFFGFAFFDDDHLILQNFGNISSWHNIFTAFKTDMNWQSPGVYYRPLVTLTFMADALWTGKDPMGYHLTNIFFHLLASGLFFKFLLLLGYPRKTSLFVVLLFACHPVLTHAVAFIPGRYETVLAIMVLGSVTAFLKYLEKPGWLWLHGLFFAGALFTKETAVIVPVICGLVFVLPSDRKRRFKDLWPAAAVWAVVLACFLGMRWQVAKDVSPQFNTPYENIIGLFSYLGKIVFPFNLSVMPIPADTRPYWGLAVLAILFILALWGGIRRKRYFLLGAAWFLVFLLPTALRTLNFAYLLEQRLYLPLMGFMVMAMELVPVQKLSEKKWSLLPAVAVLLLFSATTTKHSAVYRNDISFWENAIEHSPHSYFAHTVLGQRYYAQGHSDLAEREFQKSLALRPGDPLIENDLGLVLMEQGKWAGAEKAFLSAVGNLPDDPGLRKNLGLVYTKLGDWPGAETQYRAALALNSNDPEIWDRLALVCYLQDKYVEAAGFYGLAVKAGIKPDPRIMKMLAPYTNKEAR comes from the coding sequence ATGAGCATCAAAGAGCCTTCTTTGGTCTTTGACCGGCTGACCGAGGGCTGGCGTCCATACCTTTGCATCGCCCTGCTGGGCCTGGCGGTCTATTTCAGGGCGATCTTCTTTGGGTTTGCCTTTTTTGACGACGACCACCTGATACTGCAGAACTTCGGGAACATCTCCTCCTGGCATAACATATTCACCGCCTTCAAGACCGACATGAACTGGCAGTCTCCAGGCGTCTATTACCGGCCGCTGGTGACGCTGACCTTCATGGCCGATGCCCTGTGGACCGGGAAGGATCCGATGGGCTATCATTTGACCAACATCTTTTTTCACCTTTTGGCTTCCGGGCTGTTTTTCAAGTTTCTGCTGCTTTTGGGATATCCCCGGAAGACTTCATTGTTCGTCGTCCTTCTTTTTGCCTGTCATCCGGTGCTGACCCATGCCGTGGCCTTCATCCCCGGCCGTTACGAAACGGTGCTGGCCATCATGGTGCTGGGTTCGGTGACGGCCTTTTTGAAATATCTTGAAAAACCCGGCTGGTTGTGGCTGCACGGGTTGTTTTTTGCCGGGGCCTTGTTCACCAAGGAAACGGCGGTGATCGTCCCGGTGATCTGCGGTCTGGTGTTTGTTTTACCATCCGACCGCAAAAGGAGATTCAAAGATCTTTGGCCGGCGGCCGCGGTCTGGGCCGTGGTCCTGGCATGTTTTTTAGGCATGAGGTGGCAGGTGGCAAAAGATGTTTCTCCCCAGTTCAACACGCCATACGAGAATATAATCGGGTTATTCAGTTATCTGGGAAAGATAGTCTTTCCCTTCAACCTGTCGGTGATGCCCATACCGGCCGACACCAGGCCGTACTGGGGCCTTGCGGTGCTGGCAATCCTGTTCATTCTGGCACTATGGGGAGGCATCAGAAGGAAGAGATATTTCCTGCTCGGGGCCGCCTGGTTCCTGGTCTTTCTGCTGCCGACGGCGCTGAGGACCCTTAACTTTGCCTATCTGCTGGAGCAGCGCCTTTACCTGCCCTTGATGGGTTTTATGGTGATGGCGATGGAACTGGTTCCGGTTCAAAAACTGTCCGAAAAAAAATGGTCACTGCTCCCGGCGGTTGCGGTACTGTTGTTGTTCTCTGCAACAACCACAAAGCACTCCGCTGTGTACCGCAACGATATCTCTTTTTGGGAAAACGCCATTGAACATTCACCCCATTCGTATTTTGCCCATACGGTGCTGGGCCAGCGCTACTACGCCCAAGGCCATTCGGACCTGGCCGAGAGGGAATTCCAAAAGTCCCTGGCTTTGAGGCCCGGCGACCCGCTGATAGAGAACGACCTGGGCCTGGTCCTGATGGAACAGGGCAAATGGGCCGGCGCGGAAAAAGCCTTCCTCAGCGCCGTTGGAAACCTCCCGGATGACCCCGGCCTGCGCAAGAACCTGGGCTTGGTCTATACCAAGCTGGGCGACTGGCCCGGGGCCGAAACCCAGTACCGGGCTGCCTTGGCCCTGAATTCAAACGATCCCGAGATCTGGGACCGCCTGGCCCTGGTCTGCTACCTCCAGGATAAGTATGTCGAAGCTGCAGGATTCTATGGCCTGGCCGTCAAGGCCGGGATAAAGCCGGACCCCCGGATAATGAAAATGCTTGCTCCCTACACTAATAAGGAGGCCCGATGA
- a CDS encoding pyruvate kinase alpha/beta domain-containing protein — MSQVYFEKPGPANTAKTLELAGQRARELGIRTIIVATTSGATALDAARLLKDFNIVAVTHSTGFSAKDIQELSEENKAGLEKLGVKVLTCQHALGGVNRAVRFKLKTYQLDEIIAYTLRTMGQGFKVCLEIAMMAADAGLVSVKEEAVCIGGTGSGADTAVVLTPVNAQDFFDLKVHEIICKPRLS, encoded by the coding sequence ATGAGCCAGGTTTATTTTGAAAAGCCGGGACCAGCCAACACCGCAAAGACTTTGGAACTGGCCGGACAAAGGGCCAGGGAGCTGGGGATCAGGACCATCATCGTGGCCACCACTTCCGGGGCCACGGCCCTGGATGCCGCCAGACTGCTCAAAGACTTCAACATAGTGGCGGTGACGCATTCCACCGGCTTCTCGGCCAAGGACATTCAGGAGCTGTCCGAAGAGAACAAGGCCGGGCTGGAAAAACTGGGGGTCAAGGTCCTTACCTGCCAGCACGCTTTGGGCGGTGTGAACCGGGCGGTGCGCTTCAAACTGAAGACCTACCAGCTGGACGAGATCATCGCCTACACCCTGCGGACCATGGGACAGGGGTTCAAGGTCTGCCTGGAGATCGCCATGATGGCGGCCGACGCCGGGCTGGTTTCGGTCAAGGAGGAGGCCGTCTGCATCGGGGGCACCGGCAGCGGGGCCGACACCGCGGTGGTGCTGACCCCGGTCAACGCCCAGGATTTCTTTGACCTGAAGGTCCACGAGATAATCTGCAAACCGCGCCTGTCGTGA